Below is a genomic region from Pleuronectes platessa chromosome 2, fPlePla1.1, whole genome shotgun sequence.
GAAAACTTGGCACTCAGGCGGAGAGGGACCGCAGGATGAAGAAAAAGTAAATCCTGTTTCTTCTCCCTATTTCTATTCTGTTTATTACTATTTTAGTTACAGTATTCACTGAGCCATCTCTGCTGTTTTATCCTTTCCCTCTGCCTTTGTTCATGATTTCTTCTTTAGGCACGAGCTTCTTGAAGATGCCAGGAAAAGAGGTCTGCCGTTCGCCCAGTGGGACGGCCCCACTGTCGTCTCCTGGCTTGAGGTATTCCACGTATCTGATTTCATCTCTACCAGCCAAATATGTCTTTACGTTAATATACGCTGATATTAAATACCAGACTGACCATAGGAGCAGTAAtctgctctcccctcctcttctatGTGGCCTTTTATGGTGACAATGGCGTTGACGTTGGTTGTGTTGATGACTCTCACCAGCTGTGGGTGGGTATGCCGGCCTGGTATGTGGCGGCCTGTCGTGCCAACGTGAAGAGCGGAGCCATCATGTCAGCTCTGTCCGACACGGAGATTCAGAGGGAGATTGGCATCAGCAACCCTCTGCACCGACTCAAACTCCGCTTGGCCATTCAGGAGATGGTGTCCCTCACCAGCCCCTCTGCACCGCTCACCTCCAGAACGGTAAAACAAAAGACCTACAACCAAAATACAACACTGTGGACTCACACACTGCGCTTTTTGTCATCCACATAGATGCACATACACCAATagcaaattaataaatgaacaCAATGATCCCCTACACAAAGACAACCCTTAAAACCTCTTCCACGAATTGGATAAACCTTCACTCTGCACCCTGGAGTAACCCATCACTGcttttttcacctttttttgTTCGTCATCTCAAAACACAGTAGAGGCTGGTCTCTGCCTTTTACTGTGTTGACTTGTCCTTCTCTGCTGCCATAAATTGCATGGGGTTCTGtgggaaaataacacaaatatggtGCCAGATATAGCTACAAGCTACCTGCCCGAAATACACTCCCTCCCCTGGCATCACTCAACacaatgtttgtctttgtgtgtgggcgtgtgggggtcggtgtgtgtgtgtgttcgtgtgtgtttttgtcctctGAGCAGTCCTCCGGAAATGTGTGGGTGACTCATGAAGAGATGGAGAACCTGGCTTCCTCCACTAAAGCGGTCAGTACCATCTGGGTGCTCCCCTTCCCTttacccccaccaccaccaccaccaccaccactctccCCCACTATATCACATGCACATGCATTTTGTTTATCGCGCTGGTATTTCTGTTATGGGTGTCTGAATGTTACCGGTGCAACCTATGGTCAGGTGACCTGTGCTGACATGAAAAATCCAACTAAACATGATGATACAATTAACTGATATAGTTTGAGGTTAACTGCAGAGTGAAaaggctgtgtatgtgtgtgtgtgtgtgtgtgtgtgtgtgtgtgtgtgtgtgtgtgtgtgtgtgtgtgtgtgtgtgtctgtgtaacgTACCCCATTCAATTTTGTGAATTGGGGAAGACAAAGTTTAGTTTAAGTTTAAGTTcaggttaaagggatagttcacccaaacatttaaattcactcattatctactcagcactATTCCAATGGATGGGTGGTTGAAGTGtttaagtccacaaaacactgcagcTATTGCGAGTTCTCGCTGATGTCGTCAGATGCTCCTTGGGCGATAGCGTAGAGGCGAGAGCTTGTGCAGTGTGTGCGCTTGAACACGACTCCGGGCTGAGGATATCAGAAAGCATTTAGTCAAACATTtcggggcttacggacacttggatgacaccacaggagcagaatggaggcaCGTTTACGTTTGACGCCATTCACTTCAATTGTGTTGGATTTGGCTGTAAAGCTGtctacccctgaaactccaaaagtgttttgtggactcaaacacttcaagcACCCCTCcgtcggcatagtggtgagtagataatgagtggatttGCATTTTcggtctccaggaaatcaatgtaagtcaatgtaatgtcctctggtTTGCATTTGTGTACATGTGCGTGTGATCTATTATATTATGTTAAATTTATACTATATGTGTATTTTGTCAGCCCCTGTCTCTAACCTTGCATATTGTCTCTACCATGCTGCCACTCAGGACAATGAGGAGGGCAGCTGGGCACAGGTGGGGGCATAACATCTGCTAACATCTGTATTTGCAGCCACACTCTTCACTAACACACGTATTTAAAGGGAATCTTAATAATCTTCAGTATTGTACTCAGATGTAACATTGCATGAAATGTGGCGTTTGTCCAAATGTGACGTTGTTGTTGTCCTGCTGTTGAGTTATTCAGGTGTCACTTTCAGTACCTTGAGCACTGTAAACAACTAAATCCCACTAAATTAATTTTGTGAGGCTGCCCTCAGAAGACTCAGACACCAATTTTTCATAACTTTgatgcttcaaaataaaagtatccGTTTGGCAAGGAACCAGTAAGAGTGAGTAGAAACAAATGATTTAAGTGAAATTACCCTTTAACCCAAATAAATGATGAATATTTCTTTCTATTAACCTTTAATCCATTTGCCAATTTTCAAAGCCTTGATGAGCTGTAgctgttaaaatgcaaataaaataataattgctGTGTATTTAATACTGCGCCGCTAACTACCTGATAAGACTTCAGTCCGCATTTAGAGCAGCCTTCAAAATGTGACTATGTATAGCCATGTATGTTTTAAATCCTGGTAAGACCGTgcacatattttttaatttagattCACAATATGTCAGAAATGTGATTGGTTTACCACATAAGCAGCTTTTTGCTCCAAAACATGTTAATGTCTCCCCACCGGCGACATCCAGTTGCCAGCAGCATCATGTTTTGGGTGGTCTTTCAGTTTCATTCCTATGAaccgatatctcaagaatgccttAAAGGGTATTTCTTCATATTGGGTACAAAAGTTCTCTTGGGCTCTAGGATGAACTGATTCCATTTGGGTACCTGGAGGTCAAAGTGACTTCACATCCCTGTGAATGTGAAATATTAGGACTTCCTGTAGGGAATTTCATCACATCTGGTAAAATTCACCTGGACTCAACGATTAACTGATAGATTTcgctggtcaaaggtcaacgtcACGCTGGCCTCAGAAAAAGGTGACATCTCAAGACagtttgagggaatttcttcaacttttgatcagttTTCAGTTGGACTACGATTTTAGATGAAGTGATCACTTTTTTGTGGTCTTTGGTTGAAAgctcacagtgacctcatatgactCTGGGGGAAAGAAGTATGTAGACATATGTACACAGAACctgcactggttggcggaggcatacaaCTGCAATGCGGTTATTCAGGTTTTCACATTAATCAATGTCACATCCATGAagacatttactgtatatatttctgAAACATAGAGCAGCCTCTTTTGTTCAAAATCTGTAGCATTATCTTCATGTCTCCATGTAGACTCTGGCATATGGAGACATGAACCATGAGTGGATCGGGAACGAGTGGCTGCCCAGCCTCGGTCTGCCTCAGTACCGCTCCTACTTCATGGAGTGTCTGGTGGACGCACGCATGCTGGACCACCTGACCAAGAAGGACCTGAGGAGCCACCTCAAGATGGTGGACAGCTTTCATAGGTCTGTAACCGGGACGATTAATTTAGCTTCTGTTTGATCAGCTTCTGCTTTCATGTGCTAACTGGATATATTAGCAATGGAGATGAGGAGACTAATGATGCACATGTGCTTAtccctttctgtgtgtgtgtgtgtgtgtgtgtgtgtgtgtgtgtgtgtgtgtgtgtgtgtgtgtgtgtgtgtgtgtgtgtgtgtgtgtgtgtgtgtgtgtgtgtgtgtgtgtgtgtgtgtgtgtgtgtgtgtgtgtgtgtgtgtgttgtaccagGGCTAGTCTGCAGTATGGGATTATGAGCTTGAAGAGACTCAATTATGACAGGAAAGACCTGGAGCACCGGAGAGAGGACAGCCAACACGACATGAAAGGTACACTTTACTCAcaccctgaaacacacatacagtgaccaaaacaaagcaaaacaggaAGCACCCGGATTTAAATGCCCTGAACATGAGCTCAACCCATCCAAAGTCTCGTCAGGCAAGAGCACCACCTTGTGGTTTTGCCTGATATTGTTAATTTGGCACGCGCACTGAAACAGCTGCACCATGCACTGTCATAAAACCAACTGAGGCAGGCCTTCAACCTTATGAACCAAAGCGCTGCATACCAAGAGtagtctgcacacacacacactcttagatCTAACCAGTCCTCTCGCCCTTTTGACCTTGAGTTCTGCACATGAACTTGAGTCAGCTGTCGTGTCAAATCAGACTCCTGccctgtttacacacacacacacacacaaagacgcacacacactcaccgccTGTTCCAACTTGGAAAGCTGGTTGACAGCTGTGCTTTAAATGAACAAAGGGAGTGTGCCAGTGAGTTGACACTGTGTTATCAGGCACATTACCTCTttatccccctctctctctctctctctctctctctctctctcgctctctctctctctctctttctctccacttctcttttCTCTAAATCTATTTGTTTCTAtctgttttaaatttgaattgcTGTCACTGCACATCACGTTGAACCATAAATCTGAGCCCCTCCCTCTTTACGTTTAGATGTGTTGGTGTGGACCAATGAGCAGGTGATCCACTGGATCCACTCCATTGGTCTGAGGGAGTACAGTGGCAGCCTGTTGGAGAGCGGCGTTCACGGGTCGCTCATCGCTCTGGACGAGACCTTTGACTACAGCAGCCTAGCGCTCATCCTGCAGATCCCTATGCAGAACACACAGGTGGTTATAGAGGAACGATTTCAAGTGTTTTGTGAGCAGTTCTTAAGGATAGTTTGGTCCATTTTGTGGGCAGACGCAATGATTTATGAAATCAAAACATCTGTATAGGATATTGTTCACAACATCTACATTTCTAGCAATAAGAttctattttatataaaatacttCATTTTTGTTGGCAGTGTGGTTTGTGTTCAGCCAGCATGTTTCTCCTCCACCTGACAACATGCTGCCAACATTTAGTACGGCTTCAGATTTGGTTGTTCTAATATAAAGAGTTGTTCTCACTTAGAATTCACTTAAAACAGTTCACTGATCACAGGCGTCAGTACAGATGACTTGCCCAGTCTCACATTCATAGGGGCCTTTTTTTGGCAGTTTAACTGCAAACATGATGGTTTCTAATAAGTAGAGGAAGCACTTTTTAATTCCTTGGGTATTTCAAAAGCTTCTGTTGACATTACGGCCTCAGCTCGTGCTTGTTTTTTTGGATCCTGGTTGGGGAGCTCACATCGtctctgtgtctgctctgtTTTTCAGGCACGGCAGGTTTTGGACAGAGAGTTCAACAACCTATTAGCTCTGGGAACGGACCGTCGACTAGAGGAGGTGACCTTTCAAGCTGCTGCTTTGATCCAATACGATATTGTTGAAAAAGGGCCAAATGTCTGACCTTGTTTTCCCCCTGTCCCTGTAGAGTGGGGACGACAAGACTTTTCGACGCTCTCCGTCATGGCGCAAGAGGTTTCGGGCACGTGAGGGAGGGGCGGGGCTTGGAATGATGGCAGgctccatggaaacactgccTGCTGGATTCCGTATGCCCTCCATGTCCATGCCGCCCTCTGTGAATTTGGTGTCCAGGAAACAGCTGCAGCCTGAAGGTTAGTTTCAGTACTAACCAATTCTACCTcgtatattttgtgtgtgtgtgtgtgtgtgtgtgtgtgtgtgtgtgtgtgtgtgtctgtatctttgcttgccaTTGTCTCTGCTTGTCCTGACTGACTAACTGCATGCTGTGTCCTTTCTGTCCTTCTGTGCCCACGCCCCTCTTTGCCACATCTTCTCAAGCTCCTCCCCCGGCGCCCCCGAGACTCGACCCTTCGGCCGTGCGGACCTACTCATGCTAACTACTCTCTGCTTACTAACAGGGGCGCTAATGCTACCAGGTAAGCTAATGAAACTCTACCTGACACTGGGTTACTTCCAGCTTGGTGTGCTTTTAAACAGCATTTGCAATCAGTGGGGCATGTGGAGGGAATATGGCTTGACCTTTACTGTACGTGTAAATGGCTGATTTACAGAAACATTAAAGTAAACAATCTGATTTTAGTAATAGATCAGAAAAATGTTGCTCAACCACAGACAGTTTATAAAGATTGAGGACATTGTCtcactttcctctctcttcccccttctcctcctacaGTGCATTCTCATTACCTATATGGACACATGCTTGCGGCCTTTTGAGAGTGATATGCCAAATCTGGAGAGGAAGTCCCTGGGTGCCACTGCCCAGCCTCACCTCCCACCTTTCATCTCTCACCTCTCCTTCGGACACGTGCAATACAGAGGCCAACTCTGATCTTTGAACTCTCGAGAGTGCTCATTGGCTGCGCTCGCTGCTGTAAACGAGACTCGTCCCAGTCTCTCCCAGTTTACCCCAGTGCTCCCAGTAGCCTTGTTGTTGTGGTGTTGTGCTCCTGCTCCCCCTGGTCTCAGCTGTGGGTTCTCGTGCTGGTTCTATTAGTCTCAACATGGCCAAGTTCAAACCAACTTTCCTGTGTCGTCACATCCGAGTTACACTAGTTGATTAgtgtagaaagaaaaagagatttaAAGCGACGGTGAGCAGTTGTTGATTTGGTCTTGGGAATGATGATTACTTGTATAAATGGAAGATCCCACTGCACATTGCCCCTCTACCGGTTATGCAAGGTATTAATCATTTATCGTCTCTGTACATAAAATGGatgaattatgttttttatagaaatattatatatatatataaatatatatatatattggaaatatatatggaaaatAATATAATAGTGCTGTATGAAACCCAATGCCCTGTATTCGATAGtgactgttctctctctctctttctctttctctttctctctgtgtcggACCTTTGTGCGTCTTTTGCTGTATGCTGTAAGTGTGTGAATCTTTAGTGAGAGGGACTCACAAAAGACGGGGTGTGTTTCTACAAGGCCTCTTCACAGGTTCATGGGTCCAAATTCAGACTTCACTCTTGGCTTCTTCCTCTccagttcttttcttttcactccttttcttcttttaacacCATGTAGCTGTTAGatcccctctctccacctctctcgcCTTCTGTATGACACTATGTAGCCTAGAATAGAGAGAATCCTTTAATAtgaaggtatgtgtgtgtgtgtgtgtgtgtgtgtgtgtgtgtgtctgcgtgcggctgtgtgtgtgtgtgtgagtgtgtgtgtgtctgaatgagtCTCTCTGCTCGAGACTTGCAGAAAGGTCGTACGTGTGATTGGCCGACCCCAGCCATTTGACCATGACTATTTTCTGTGAATGGGTAGTGTGAACACTGTAGCTCCTATCTGTCGATTCCTTAACTCTTCTCTCAAATCaaactgtaaactgctgctcaaCATCAGCCAATGATATCCACATAATACTGCTCAACGTGACGGACTCGTTCTGATCCCGTCCCGTCGCCTCCCGTTCTGTTGCCATAGAGACGTGACAGTGAGCAGTTTTGACTCTTGGCTGACCAACTCCTCATCCAATGAGAACACAGCATATGGAACCAGTGAAGTGCTGGATGGGTGtacaatctttttctttttttaacagtttttccAAGGTGTCTAAAAGGTGTAATGTGCTATGTGGCAGCTATGAGTACTGTGTCTTTATTCCAGGTGTGAAACAATGCTGACAAATCAAGATTTTATTATTTGGCTATTCAAAAAAAGTGTACTGTATTTATGACACTATATAGACATAagtaaagctgttttttttaacataaattgtgtttgttgtgttctttttcaaTTCGTCAAATCAGTCAACAACAGACACACGTATTGAAAATGGTCTTTATTGCAAGAATTGGACAGAAAATATCACCTTTTGGAACAtctacaaatacacaacaatcTTAGTTATAAAAGTCAAAAATAAGTTAgcaaaaaatagaaaataaaatggcaAAACCACTCTGTAGAAAAAGGGAACGTATTTACATCACTAGCATTCAGTTTAAATTAAGCAGATCTTGGTCAAAACTGCCATGGTACATATTGGCCCCACAAATAAAACTCATGTTGTTCTaagcataaaaacacacacacaaagaaggaaaGATCTGGGAAAGGTTTcgaaaagatgaaaaaacttAAATTAAGTGAGGATGAAAATAACTTTTCTTATTCCTCTTGAGCTCTCTCAGACAGGAGACATGTCAGAGATCCACTCTAGTTACTTGGTGTTGTTCATGCAGCCAAATGGTTGAATCTCTAGTTATAAAAGGCTCCTTTGGGTCTGACAGGCAGGTCTAGACCACAGAATAAGGCAGGGAATAATGGCAATAAGGCCTCGTCGTGAACAGGATTCAGTTTTGCTGGCACAACCATAGATCCGCACAGTTGCAATCCTAATATATTacgaatttttttaatttatcaaagGATAAAACGGTACagctgaaaaatatatttaattggactttgaaattagttttaatcCTCTGTatcaatttttcttttatttttgtggaTCTCTGTGCATTTATGGGTCCAACGAGTGGAAGGTCTATTTGGGAATGTCCACAGGAAATGCCACGGCTGCATCCGCTGCAGAGATGCTTTCCACGATGGAGGTCAGCGCACGCATGTTCCCCTGCTCCGGAGAGTCGGAGGCACTCAGGAGatctgcagagagacacagtcacacagtcagtatcagAGTGACGGCACACTTATCTGCCCATGGTGtcataatgagtgtgtgtgtgtgtgtgtgtgtgtgtgaactctaCTCACCCTCGCTGCCGTAGCTCTGCGTGCACTGCTCTGGAGTGCTGCTCCACTCGGGGCTACTGCAGCAGGTGCTGCCTGAACTGGGCTCGCTTGACGACGACACCTGTTGTCATGGAAATGCACACAGAAGTTGCCGTCAGTCACTGTGTTATGACACGGCACACCCTGccccacatagacacacacacacacacaaatacacacacacaacaccactaCTAAAAATGCATGTGACCCCTCAGAGACAATCTCAGAAGGATTACCTCAGTAAGAGAAATTACACcatccaattaaaaaaacatagatggaaataataaaaaagatctTGAAGATCATGAACATTTGACAACGAGAGTTGTCTCCTCAGCTTTTAaccatgagaaaagaaaaaacaatctgAAACATTACTGGGCTTAAAACCAGATGATGACTTAAAACACCACTGAACATGaggtaaaacacaaaaatatagaTCCATCAATTTGTCGCCACAACTGAACGATCACTTCCAAAGCCAGTGTTCGAGCGGACTCGTTCAACaaagaacatttttgttttcatcatttttttccAATAATTCATTATCTAATGATGTGTGTCTCTACTCCACATTTGTTTATCGTCCCAGCTTCACCTTTCCTGCcactttctgtttgtcttttggCTCTGTTCTCAGTTTTTAATATGTGACCTTCTAGTCATCCCTCCTCTGTCCTACTCACTCTGGCCTGTGCCGTGCTGGGTCGGTAGTGCAGTCCCTGCTGTCCTGTCTCAGTGTCCTGCTGGTTGAGGGAAGACACCAGGGCCTGCAGCCTTTCGATATACTGGATGGCGCTCCGCAAGATCTCCACCTTGGGCAGCCTCTGGTTGGGGTTCATCAGGGTGCTCCTCTTCAGAGCTTCAAAGGCCTCGTTCACCTTCTTCAGGCGCCTCTTCTCCCTCATCGTGGCTGCTCTCCGACGGTCCATGGTCACTGTCTTCCTTTTGCAAAGCTTACAGGCCCAAGGGAGGCACTGGCCTGGGCAGTGGGCCTCGGAGTGAGGTGACATGCTGGACGGAGAGGCTTTTTCCTCTGTTCCAGTGACGCCAACTCCAACACCCCCAGACAGACTCGTGCACAAACCCATCATGGAGTTCCTGTCCTGGTAGCCGCCTTGGTCGTACCCCCCGGGCAAGCGAGAGGGGAAATAGCTGTCCCCTCCTTCATAGAAGCGCTGGTCAGGGAAAAAATAAGGGTTGGTCTCGAAAAGCTCCATACTGGACAACACTGTGGTCTGGATTTGAGGGAACGAAGATCCCTGCTTCCCCTGGAACCTCTCTTCTGTGATATGGTCTTCGGCTGGAGCGTGTGTTGGGAGTGTACgtatgtgtgcgtgcctgtCCTCGCCCCCTTGCCTTTAGTTTGTGATGAGTGGAAGACGTTTGGAGAACAACTGGTGTGGAGCAACTGTAGGCTGGCATTTAAACCCCTCTGCCTGCTGTAGGATCACAGGGTTAAATTTAGCACGAGCCCCCAGAAACCTGACCCGACGTTTAGCTGTTGCTGCACATCTACACTTCACATCTCTGTTGGGCCCTGCTCTCTGGGGCTTTGGGGCCCGTTTGTGTTtatgcgtgcgcgtgtgtgtgtttcttaagAGGCCAGGATATGATCAAGTTCCAGTGGAAATGGGAGAGATAATCTCGGATCAAATATGCCTGTTTTAATGAGCTAATCCCAGACTAACGTCTCCCTCCGTGACACCATACATGTCCCCTGGCTTCGGTGGGTAGGTCGGGGGGTCCAGAGGCAGCTGTCACTTCCACTGGGAGCCAATGATATGCAATGACAAGAAGGTGTTCATAGTTCATAGTCAACAAATCATAGTTGTTGATGGGGAGGGAGTGAGGCCCGAGATTGTTGTTTACTCAAAACTGGGTCACAGATAAACACTTGTTCTCTGTTGTGAAGGTTCAGAATCATGAATGAGGTCGATGTCAAATATGTAAAAGCTCCGATGCCACAAAGTGAAAGGGTCCGGCCGTTGTGGGCGCGTATCATTTTGATGTAATCACATTCATATCTGCTGACACTCCCTCTAAGAGGATTGCACAGTGACCTCAGCATCACTGGACTCTGAACCAGACAAGCCTGTGCAGGACCAAACAGAGAATTGTTCAGTCAGTCAAACGCTCACTTGACACCGGCTCCCGTTACTTTCAGAATTCAAGAGAAAATAACGAGTCGAGGAACGGCCTTCGTATGTCCTGTCCTCTTCCAGTCAGCCGTAGCATTAGCGTTAGCCACCAGGTGTTAATCCTACCAGGACATGTCCCACCTCATAGCTCACCAGCAAAATCAGACTGGCTTCCGCTGTAGCGCGGACGAGCAGCCAAGACACACACTTCTGTCAGCAGAGAAGGAGACTGGAATGACAGGCATAGTGTGAGATGTGTCACATCCCTGTGTATCCCATGTCACTACCACAGGTTaatcacagcaacacacataTCTGTCAGGAAACGTTTGCTGGAGACAGAAGGGACTGCTCTGTATTGTGGCCATAAAACCTACAGAGACGTACTGGTGACAAAAGACGAGCCAGAGCTTTGTCTCACGTCGTCCTGTCTCTTCCTCTGAATGCTTTTACTTTCATCTACATGTGCTAAAAACCGTCTTCCACCATAagtttataaacacactttgaatGTTCAACTAGAAATAGGGTTATGAATATGAAATTCCAGAGATGAACAAAGGACTGTCTGTGAACTGGAATAAGTGAATAAACTTTAAAGGAGGCATGCATTCGATTTAAGTTTGTGATTTTCTTGGTCGTTACATGGTGCATGCTCGCTGAGAGGGATGTTCACTGGTAAACCTAAACAGAGCAGAGCTGTCATCATTGttatactttaaaaaaatatatatatttataattaataaatgCCAAAAAACTATCATATTAGTGCTTTAATGAATGTAAGTGCACAGTACATCTACATAAACTGCTCCAAAAAATCAATGGAACACTTAGTCATCACAGTATAACACCAAGTCAGTTTAACTTCAGGGTTATCATCTGTCCGTTTAGGCACAAGTCACAGTGATTAACCTGATTTGGTGCAAATtaaagtgacaacaggtgcaatggagaAGCAAACTCAAGACAACCCCTCAAAAGGGAATGGTGTTCCATGTGATGGCCACAGACAGCTGCTCTCTCTTTATCCTTCCTCACTGATTATTCTATAGTTAAGTGAtctgctagtgtccttgtcCTTACTGGTAGCATGAGGCTGTACCTGCAGCCCATTCAGGTTGCACTGGTTGTCCAGCTCCTACAGGATGGCTCATCCATACGTGCAGTCACAAGaaggtttgctgtgtctccagcAAAGTGTCAAGAGCATGGAGAAGATACCAGGAGACTGGCCATTACACAAGGAGAGCTGGACCGGGTAGTAGAAGTCAAAGCTGCAGCAGGACCAGTGTCTGCTCCTTTGtgcgaggaggaacaggaggtgCACTGCCAGAGCCCTACAAATGACCTTCAGCAGGCTACAcgtgtgcatgtttctgaccaaacCGTCAGAAACAGTCTCCATGAGATTGGCATTGGCCAGAGAACACCAGAATTGGCAGGGCTGCAACTGGCGCCCTGTTTTCTTTACAGATGAAAGCGGGTTCATactgagcacatgtgacaggcCTGAGTCTGGAGAAGCTGTGGTGACGTTATGCTGCCCACAACATCACACAACGTGACTGGTTTGGCAGTGGGTCAGTGATGTATCCTTGGAGGGTGGCACAGTCCTCCATGTCATAGCCAGCAGTACCTATGAGCAGTACCTTGACTGCTGTTAGATACTGCAGTGGTCCccgggttcctcctggtgcaggacaaTGCCCGGCCTCATGTGGCAAGACATTGATGCCATTGACTGGCCCCTCGTTCCCCTGACCTTAATCCAAATTGAGCACCTTTAGGACATTTTGTGTTGATGCATCCGACACTGCCATGTACTGATAGACATGTCACAGACAGTCcaggagctcactgatgccctgatccaggtctgggaggagatCCACCAGGACACCATCCAGTAACTAATCAGGAGCACGACCAGATTTTATCAGGAGTGTTTATACAGGAACACAGAGGGCATACAAACCACTGAGTCACATTATGAGTTGCAATGATGAAATTCATACAAGTTGAATCCGCCTGTGATTACaacttttcactttttaaacCCAGGGTATCACGGGGCCACCATacagtacagagacaaacaaccactcactctcacattcacacctatggttTATTTAGAGTTTCCAATATGCATATTTGGACTATGGGCTGGACATGCAAGCCGGACTACCGAGAGAAAACCGACACAAACACTAGGAAATTATGCAACCTCAAAAGGagctttgtttattattt
It encodes:
- the myog gene encoding myogenin, with the translated sequence MELFETNPYFFPDQRFYEGGDSYFPSRLPGGYDQGGYQDRNSMMGLCTSLSGGVGVGVTGTEEKASPSSMSPHSEAHCPGQCLPWACKLCKRKTVTMDRRRAATMREKRRLKKVNEAFEALKRSTLMNPNQRLPKVEILRSAIQYIERLQALVSSLNQQDTETGQQGLHYRPSTAQARVSSSSEPSSGSTCCSSPEWSSTPEQCTQSYGSEDLLSASDSPEQGNMRALTSIVESISAADAAVAFPVDIPK